The Stenotrophomonas indicatrix DNA segment GATCCGCTGATGCAATTCGCACTGCTGCGCCTGCCTGGCCTGCGTGCGGCACTCGGCCTGACCTTCGCGTTCATGAGCAGCTATGGCGTGCAGTACTACTTCCTGGCGCTGTATTTCCAGGATGGTTACGGCTGGAGCCCGCTGCAGGCTGGCATGGCCTTCCTGCTGCCGACGCTGGTGTGCACCTTCGGCATCCGCATTGCCGAGCGCATGCTGCAGCGCCGTTCGCCACGGCAGGTGCTGGCCTGGGGTTTCGCCGCCGGTGCCGTCGGCATCGCCGCAGTGGCGCTGGCGATGCCGCACGGCGCCGGCTACTGGCCGCTGCTGCCGGGCATCGTGGTGCTCAGCGTCGGCCAGGGCATGAGCTGGACGGCGATGTGGATCGTGGCCGGGCAGGGCGTGCCGGGTCCACAGCAGGGTGTCGCGTCCGGCATGGCCGCCACCGCACAGCAGATCGGCGGCGCGTTGGGGCTGGCGGTACTGGTGATGGTGGCCAATGCCGCGCGCGGTACGCAGGCAGCGACCAGTGCCGATGCCCTGCAGGGTATGGTCAACGCACAGTACGGCGCCGCGCTGTTCGCCGCGCTCGGCGTGGTCATCGCGCTGGGCCTGCGTCCGGCACGGGTAGACTCGGCGACGACCGCTTGCCTGAGCAACGAAGCATGATCGAGCTGCTGGACCTGCAACAGACCCTGCACGCGTTCGCAGCCTGCAACGATGACGATGAGGTGTATGCCTCCTTCGGCTGGGTGCACGCCACCGACGACGACCTGCTGCAGGCGCGCTTCTGGTTGCCGGCCGATGAAGACGCCGCGTTCGATGATGATGGTGAGGTGCCCGAGGCCGCGCAGGCGCTGGGGCTGTCGACCTACCTGGAACCGGCCACGTTCGCTGACGTCCTGGATGTGCAGAAGCGCCAGCGCCCGCTTTCTTCCCTGCACGATTACGCCGAAGCGTTGGCGTACTACGCAGAGTACGACGCCTTCCTGCAGGTGGACGGTGTCGATGAAGCATTGGGCGAAGCGGGTGCTGCCGAACAGGCCGCTGCGTGCGCAGCCGGTGTCGGGCCGGGCATCTTCGCCGCATTCGGGTTGACGCTGGAGGGATGTGCGGACGAACAGATCAAGGTTGCGGCACAGCGCGTGGCGCGCCTGCTCGATATTCCGGTGGGCGAAGCGCTGGCACGTTGCCGCGCGCTGCCGCTGGTGCTGGGGGAGATGCTGGATCGGCGCCGAGCACAGGCGATCAAGGATGATTTCGCCGGCATCGGCATACCGCTGCAGGTTCGCGGTTACAAGCCGTTCCCTTGGATGGATGCGCCGGCACTACCCAGTAGATCCACGCCATGCGTGGATGACGTCATCCGAACGCCAACAACTTTGGCTGCAACGCGCTGAAAATCCGCGCCAACCGCTCCGCCCACGCCTGCTGCCCGGCGTCATCGGCGATCAGGTCCTGGCGGATCTCCAGTTCCACATGCACCAGACCGCGGCCTTCGCCATGTACCGGTACCGCGTAATCGCTGTTGCTGTTGACGGAATAGGGTTCGTTGTCGCCCACCACCAGATCGCCTTCATCGCGCAGCGCCTGCAGCAGGGCGTGGGCAAAACGGGTGTCCTGGTGGTACAGCACGCCGGCATGCCAAGGGCGCTCAACGCCGTTCATCACCGGGGTGAAGCTGTGCATCATCACCAGCAGCGTCGGCCGTGCCGCATCGCGGCGCGCATCCAGTTCGGCGTCGATGCGTGCATGGTAGGGCGCGTGGATCGCATCGATACGCTGCTGCCGCTGCACTGGCGACAGCCCGGCATTGCCCGGCACCACGGTGTGGTCGCTGACCTCGGGGATCAGCGTGGGCGAAACCAGCGGGCGGTTGCAGTCGATCAGCAGCCGCGAATAGGTCTGCTCGATCGCCCACGCATCCAGCCGATCGGCCAGGGCACGGGTGGTGCCGCCGATGCCGATGTCCCAGCCGATATGCCGGTCCAGTTCGGTCTGCGGCAATCCAAGATCGGCCAGTGCACGCGGCACCTGTTGGCCGGCATGATCGGCCAGCAGCAGGAACGGTGAGGCGCCCTGCGCACGGTGCACGCTGAAGATCGCCGGATCGTCGGCGCCCAGCAGTGCCGGCAGCGCGTGCAGGCCGGCGTCAGCCACGGGGCCGGCCGTCCAGGTGGTGCTCGATCATCCACAGGCCGGCCCACAGCTTGGCATCTGCTTCATAGCCTTCGGCCATCTTCTGCACCAGCCAGGCAGCCGCCTGCGTGCGCGGGATCTCATGCACGGTGATGTCCTCGCTCTCGTCACCACCGCCTTCGCCGATGCGACGCAGGCCGGTGGCACGCACGAAGGCGATCTTCTCGCTGCTGGCACCGGAGGAGGTGGGGCCGATCATCAGCACTTCGGCGTGCTCGGCGGTCCAGCCGGTTTCCTCCTCCAGTTCGCGTACAGCGGACACTTCGATGGACTCGCCCGCATCGATGTCGCCGACCAGCCCCGCCGGCATCTCGATGGTCGGCGCCTGCAGCGGCACGCGGAACTGTTCGACGAACAGCACCTTGTCCTCGGGGGTGACGGCAATGATGATCGCGGCCAGGCCCCCGGCGTGGGTGCGTTCGCTGTACTCCCAGCTGCCGCGCACGACCATGCGCTGGTATTTGCCTTCGTAGACGACACGCGGTGCTTCGGTGTTGCGCTGGCTCATGCGGGCTCGCTGGAAGTGGGAGAAGTGGGAACGGGGTCGGAAATGCCGGCGGCATTGAACAGCCGGCGACGGGTCATGGGGCCGAATCGCAGGGTCTGGCACAGGCCGCCGAGCAGCTCCGCATCGGCCACCTGGCGCGGCATGCCGGGCTGGCAGCCTTCCAATGGAGCGTCCAGGGCGATGGTGGTCAGCTGGCGCCAGAGCTGGGCGTGCTCGCGCTGCTCGCGCAGGCGCACCGCCATCTGCGCCGCACCGCGCAGGCGCAGGAACGGCACTTCGTCGAGGCGTTCGTACAGCACGTCCATGCTGCCGAAATGGGCCAGCAGCACGGCTGCCGACTTGGCGCCGACTCCGCTGATGCCCGGAATGTTGTCGACCGCATCGCCGCACAGCGCCAGGTAGTCGGCGATCTGGTGCGCGTGCACGCCGTGCTTGGCCTTTACCCCGGCCACGTCCCAGCGCTGGTTGCGTGCGTAGTCCCATTGCTCGTCATGGTCGAGCAGCAACTGCGACAGGTCCTTGTCGGCGGAAATGATCACGCCGCGATGGCTGTTGCGGTGGCCATGCAGGGCGCTGCCGATCAGGTCGTCGGCTTCGTAATCGTGGTGGGCCAGCACCGCCAGGCCCAGTGCCGCGCACAGCGCCTTGCAGTGCACGAACTGGCGCTTGAGTGCTTCCGGCGCCGGGTCCCGGTTGGCCTTGTAGGCCGGGTACAGGCGGTGGCGGAAGCCGCTGTCGAGCGCTTCATCGAAGGCGATGGCGATGTGCCGCGGGCGCTCGCGCTCAAGCAGGTCGAGCAGGAAGCGGGCGAATCCGTGCACGGCGTTGGTCGGCCAGCCCTGGCTGTCCTGGAATTCGTCCGGCAGCGAATGCCAGGCGCGGAACACGTAGATGCTGGCGTCGACCAGATACAGCGGCGGCGGTATCGCCACGGGAATCACGGCGCTCACTGGCCGGTCCAGTCCTGCAGCAGGGCCGCGGCATCGGGGCGCTCGCGTTCGGGCACCTCGGCCTTGGGCGTGCCGATGTGGATGAAACCGGCAATGCCTTCGCCCTCGGTCAGCCCCAGATGGGCATGCACGGCGGGATCGAAGGCCATCCACGCGGTCAGCCACTGCGCGCCGAAGCCCAGTGCCTGGGCGGCCTGCAACAGGGCAAAGCACACGCAGCCGGCGGTCATCAGCTGTTCCTGCGCGGGCACTTTCGGGTCCGGGCGGGGGCTGGCCACCACCACGATCACCAGCGGTGCATGGCTGAAGCGCTGGCGGTCCTTCTCGAACACGGCCTCGCCGGCATGCGGGTCGCGCTGGCGGCTGCGCGTGGCCAGGAAGTCGCCCAGAGTGTGACGTGCATCGCCGGCGATCTTCAGGAAGCGGAACGGTACGCGCTTGCCGTGGTCGGGCAC contains these protein-coding regions:
- a CDS encoding N-formylglutamate amidohydrolase; this encodes MADAGLHALPALLGADDPAIFSVHRAQGASPFLLLADHAGQQVPRALADLGLPQTELDRHIGWDIGIGGTTRALADRLDAWAIEQTYSRLLIDCNRPLVSPTLIPEVSDHTVVPGNAGLSPVQRQQRIDAIHAPYHARIDAELDARRDAARPTLLVMMHSFTPVMNGVERPWHAGVLYHQDTRFAHALLQALRDEGDLVVGDNEPYSVNSNSDYAVPVHGEGRGLVHVELEIRQDLIADDAGQQAWAERLARIFSALQPKLLAFG
- a CDS encoding NUDIX hydrolase — protein: MSQRNTEAPRVVYEGKYQRMVVRGSWEYSERTHAGGLAAIIIAVTPEDKVLFVEQFRVPLQAPTIEMPAGLVGDIDAGESIEVSAVRELEEETGWTAEHAEVLMIGPTSSGASSEKIAFVRATGLRRIGEGGGDESEDITVHEIPRTQAAAWLVQKMAEGYEADAKLWAGLWMIEHHLDGRPRG
- a CDS encoding 5'-3' exonuclease H3TH domain-containing protein yields the protein MSAVIPVAIPPPLYLVDASIYVFRAWHSLPDEFQDSQGWPTNAVHGFARFLLDLLERERPRHIAIAFDEALDSGFRHRLYPAYKANRDPAPEALKRQFVHCKALCAALGLAVLAHHDYEADDLIGSALHGHRNSHRGVIISADKDLSQLLLDHDEQWDYARNQRWDVAGVKAKHGVHAHQIADYLALCGDAVDNIPGISGVGAKSAAVLLAHFGSMDVLYERLDEVPFLRLRGAAQMAVRLREQREHAQLWRQLTTIALDAPLEGCQPGMPRQVADAELLGGLCQTLRFGPMTRRRLFNAAGISDPVPTSPTSSEPA
- a CDS encoding nitroreductase, producing MPDPAALLALDARRSVPSRQLGEPGPDPATLQRMLTSAVRVPDHGKRVPFRFLKIAGDARHTLGDFLATRSRQRDPHAGEAVFEKDRQRFSHAPLVIVVVASPRPDPKVPAQEQLMTAGCVCFALLQAAQALGFGAQWLTAWMAFDPAVHAHLGLTEGEGIAGFIHIGTPKAEVPERERPDAAALLQDWTGQ